One window of the Shewanella khirikhana genome contains the following:
- a CDS encoding serine hydrolase has translation MKAFKRTTPKSMLLLAIVSASAFAAPPTVVPEAPSVAAKAYVLMDYHTGQIIAEEHAYEQLNPASLTKMMTSYVIGHEMKVGNISPEDDVQISKNAWSKNFPDSSKMFIEVGKTVKAEDLNRGIIIQSGNDACVAMAEHIAGTEDAFVDMMNSWAKQLGMTDSYFENSHGLDSDNHKTTAYDMAILGAALIRDVPDEYRIYAEKEFTFNGIKQYNRNGLLWDKSMNVDGIKTGHTSGAGYNLVASATQDNMRLISVVMGAKSEAARKAESKKLLSYGFRFFETVTPYKAGDSFVNQKIWYGDRESVDLGVATDTPLTIRRGKGKDLQANFELTKPLEAPVAKGEVVGRVYFQLDGKDIAQFPLVTLQEVNEGSWFSKLMDYFKQLFASWFS, from the coding sequence ATGAAAGCATTCAAACGTACCACGCCAAAATCGATGTTGCTCCTGGCAATCGTCTCCGCCAGCGCCTTTGCAGCACCACCGACCGTTGTACCCGAGGCGCCTTCGGTGGCCGCCAAGGCCTATGTGCTGATGGACTATCACACCGGGCAGATCATTGCAGAAGAGCATGCCTACGAGCAGCTTAACCCTGCCAGTCTGACCAAGATGATGACCAGTTATGTGATTGGTCATGAAATGAAAGTGGGCAATATCTCCCCCGAGGACGATGTGCAGATCAGCAAGAATGCCTGGTCAAAGAACTTCCCTGACTCTTCCAAGATGTTTATCGAGGTAGGTAAAACGGTCAAAGCCGAAGATCTCAACCGCGGTATCATCATTCAGTCGGGTAACGATGCCTGTGTGGCCATGGCCGAGCACATTGCCGGCACCGAGGATGCCTTCGTCGATATGATGAACTCCTGGGCCAAGCAACTGGGCATGACCGACAGCTATTTTGAAAACAGCCATGGTCTGGACTCTGACAATCACAAGACCACCGCTTACGATATGGCGATTCTCGGCGCGGCACTGATCCGCGATGTTCCCGACGAGTACCGGATCTACGCCGAGAAGGAATTTACCTTCAACGGCATTAAGCAGTACAACCGCAACGGCCTGTTGTGGGACAAGAGCATGAACGTGGACGGCATCAAGACCGGCCACACCTCAGGCGCAGGTTATAACCTGGTGGCCTCCGCGACCCAGGACAATATGCGTCTGATCTCGGTGGTTATGGGCGCCAAGAGTGAAGCTGCCCGTAAGGCCGAAAGCAAAAAGCTGCTGTCTTACGGATTCCGCTTTTTCGAAACCGTGACCCCATACAAAGCCGGCGACAGCTTCGTTAACCAGAAAATCTGGTACGGCGATCGTGAAAGCGTTGATTTGGGTGTGGCCACAGATACGCCACTGACCATTCGCCGCGGCAAAGGCAAAGATTTGCAAGCCAACTTTGAGCTGACCAAACCACTGGAAGCCCCTGTCGCCAAGGGTGAAGTGGTTGGCCGTGTCTACTTCCAGCTGGATGGTAAAGACATTGCCCAATTCCCACTGGTCACCCTGCAGGAAGTGAACGAAGGCAGCTGGTTCTCCAAACTGATGGACTACTTCAAGCAGCTCTTCGCCAGCTGGTTCAGCTAA
- the lipB gene encoding lipoyl(octanoyl) transferase LipB has product MQAKTLHIRHLGNQDYETVWHAMQHYTDNRDQNSHDELWLVEHPPVFTQGQAGKAEHILNPGDIPVIQVDRGGQVTYHGPGQLVAYPLLDIKRLKIGVRDLVTTIEQSIVEMLKGYNVDAYAKADAPGVYVDERKVASLGLRIRRGCSFHGLALNVDMDITPFQRINPCGYAGLEMVQCKSLGGPQTVTEAGEKLTASFSQLLGYEHLVHHQGLAE; this is encoded by the coding sequence TTGCAAGCCAAGACTCTGCATATCAGACACCTGGGAAATCAGGACTATGAAACTGTCTGGCACGCCATGCAGCACTATACCGACAACCGGGATCAGAACAGCCACGACGAACTCTGGCTGGTAGAGCACCCGCCTGTATTTACCCAGGGTCAGGCCGGCAAGGCCGAACATATCCTGAATCCGGGCGATATTCCCGTTATCCAGGTAGACCGCGGCGGCCAGGTGACATACCACGGTCCGGGTCAACTGGTTGCTTACCCCCTGCTGGACATCAAACGCCTGAAAATCGGTGTGCGCGATCTGGTCACCACCATAGAGCAGAGCATTGTTGAGATGCTAAAAGGCTATAACGTGGATGCCTATGCCAAGGCCGATGCCCCCGGCGTGTATGTTGATGAGCGCAAAGTGGCCTCACTGGGCCTTAGGATCCGCCGTGGCTGCTCCTTCCACGGTCTTGCGCTCAACGTCGATATGGACATCACCCCCTTTCAACGCATTAACCCCTGCGGTTATGCCGGACTGGAAATGGTTCAGTGCAAGTCGCTGGGCGGTCCACAGACGGTAACCGAAGCCGGAGAAAAACTGACGGCAAGCTTCAGTCAGCTTCTTGGCTACGAGCACCTGGTACATCACCAAGGATTAGCAGAATAA
- the ybeD gene encoding DUF493 family protein YbeD → MLNTTFDQYLEFPCSFPFKVVGDASDTLADRVVAVVQQHAPGDYSPTSKASSKGTYVSVTIRVTVTSKEHIETLYTALAAIDGVKRVL, encoded by the coding sequence ATGTTGAATACCACTTTTGACCAGTACCTGGAGTTTCCCTGTTCCTTCCCCTTTAAGGTGGTAGGCGACGCCAGCGATACTCTGGCCGATCGCGTGGTAGCCGTGGTGCAGCAACATGCCCCCGGCGACTACAGCCCCACTTCCAAAGCCTCCAGCAAGGGCACCTATGTGTCGGTCACCATTCGCGTGACTGTGACCAGCAAAGAGCACATCGAGACCCTGTACACCGCGCTTGCCGCCATCGACGGCGTAAAGCGGGTACTTTAA
- a CDS encoding septal ring lytic transglycosylase RlpA family protein, with protein sequence MPMQNRKTSLWLAGGIALALLGGCSSSPDEKAAPSGKKSNGDRYHLKDDAYPDSAPDVSKVADAVPRYEPYSRKGNKAYTVRGKSYQVLASAANFRESGIASWYGTKFHGYHTSNGEVYDMYAMTAAHKTLPLPSFVKVRNIDNNKEVIVRVNDRGPFHEGRVIDLSYAAAHKLDMLKTGTARVVIETIYFPSPASEIQASATDPNNYFIQLVASGDKNKLNNLGKELSSRYQLGYRLQQSGDLYRLQLGPLGHEGIASKLLQQIRQQGYPTGYLVSEPKS encoded by the coding sequence ATGCCCATGCAAAACCGTAAAACCTCCCTGTGGCTGGCCGGTGGGATAGCACTGGCACTGCTGGGTGGCTGTTCGTCATCCCCCGATGAAAAAGCAGCGCCCAGTGGCAAAAAATCCAACGGCGATCGTTATCACCTGAAAGACGATGCCTACCCCGATTCGGCGCCGGACGTCAGTAAGGTGGCGGATGCCGTGCCCCGCTACGAGCCATACAGCCGCAAAGGCAATAAGGCTTACACCGTCAGGGGCAAGTCCTACCAGGTGCTCGCCAGCGCGGCCAACTTTCGTGAATCGGGTATCGCCTCCTGGTATGGCACCAAATTTCATGGCTATCACACCTCCAATGGCGAGGTGTACGACATGTATGCCATGACAGCAGCCCACAAGACTCTGCCGCTGCCAAGCTTTGTGAAAGTGCGAAACATAGATAACAACAAAGAAGTGATAGTAAGGGTGAACGATCGCGGCCCCTTCCATGAAGGCCGGGTTATCGACTTGTCTTACGCCGCGGCCCACAAGCTGGATATGCTTAAAACCGGCACTGCGCGGGTAGTGATTGAAACCATTTACTTCCCCTCACCCGCGTCTGAAATTCAGGCGTCGGCGACGGATCCCAACAACTACTTCATCCAGTTGGTGGCCTCCGGCGATAAAAACAAGCTCAACAACCTGGGTAAAGAACTCTCAAGCCGCTACCAGCTGGGCTATCGCTTGCAGCAAAGCGGCGATTTGTACCGGTTACAGCTTGGGCCGCTGGGCCACGAAGGCATTGCCAGTAAGCTGCTGCAGCAAATTCGCCAGCAGGGCTACCCCACAGGGTATCTGGTCAGTGAACCCAAATCCTGA